The region CATGCTTTGGCGTAAAAACAATTAAGCACTTCAAGTAGATTTgcaattaattaatttcatgaactttttaaAGAATCTTGACATAGTATgtagttccaatttttttttttttttttttgcctttctaTCCAATATACGGTATTTGCTTCGAGACCCGATTAATCCAGATTCATAGTGCGTAAGTGTAAGGGCCATTAGTTAGCATCCCTACGCATATTTTTTCTTCCAGAGCTCGAACACCTACTCCAAATCTCTAATTAAGTGTAGAGAAATTTTATACATTCCATTAAAGCTTATAGCCTTGTAATATCAATGAAACTTCTCACACAATAAGTATAAGTTTGATTCTTACAATTCCATTCCTACTTCTCTTTCCATTCCCTATCTgataaaaagttttaaaaaaatgttttttagagttcaatttcaaaatatatgaaCTACTCCCTTAAGAACCtcaagaaaatataaatatggTTTATTAgactttttaaaagtaaaatttgTGACTCAATATTACACAAGAAAAGGTGTTTATCTTCTCCAAGAAAACTAAAAAGTCTAAAACCGCGTCAACTTGTATAGGAGTTTGTAGTTTGTTTTCATTATGATGTGTAATGATGACTAAACTATTTTATGGACTTTGCTAAACCATCGAATTAGGCCACGTCAGATGCATAGGGCCCACCCACTATTATAGTGGGAGTAAAACTATTTGCCAGCTGTCCTACACCATTACCAAAATGGCCCTCCAATTTCTAAGAACTTTCTTTTGTTCCTAACGACTTTCTCATCCCTATATAGCCTATGGATACAAAGTTACAAACCAATATTTAACTTGTAAAAGTCATATCAAGAAAGATCACTAAAATCAATTACTCGATGgcttcttattcttcttctccttcttctttagctctttttttggtcatttttgcCTTATGCTCTTTGCATTATAGTTTGGCTTCTAATAACTTCAATCAAGACTTTGATGTTGCATGGGGAGATGGTAGGGCAAAGGTTCTAAACGATGGGAAACTTCTTACCCTATCCCTTGACAAAGCCTCTGGTTCTGGTGTTCAATCCAAGAAAGAATATCTCTTTGGAAGGATCGATATGAAGCTTAAGCTCGTGCCTGGAAATTCAGCTGGTACAGTTACTACATATTATGTAAGTATTACACCTAAGGCTCGACTTAAGTATTTTAGTATTTGCCAATGATATATAGTTGTCACGACTTGATATGCatcaaatgatgttgttgatccgTCGTGATAAATATGGAATATCATCTATGATTACTaagaattttcttatttcaattttatatGCAGTTATCATCACAAGGGGTAACACATGATGAGATAGATTTTGAATTCTTGGGAAACCTTAGTGGAGATCCCTATATTATTCACACAAATGTGTATACTCAAGGCAAAGGTGACAAAGAACAGCAATTCTACCTTTGGTTTGACCCCACTGCTGATTTTCATACATACTCCATACTTTGGAATCCCCAAACAATTATGTAAGTATATCCCTTATACTCTAGAGTCcaaaacaaaatatacaagacATATCAAAATCTTTCTAGTTTTTCCCACCCTaaagttttataaatttaaCTTTATCTTAatattgacttattcttttcgACATTTCCAATAATAATGACCAATATTATCCTACCTCTGGTCCATTTTTGtttaagttgaataaattttatttaaagtaCGTGTCGCTTTAGAAACCAAGAAGATATACGCATGAGGATGCCCAATTAAAATTATTCGTTCAGTCGAATTCAGTAATTTTAGCTCAAACCACGTATATGTATTAAGGAatatattaaatatgtataaatattaaatttgaacCAAGTAAACTCAAATGATCAATAAATTCATTAGTTTTCagatcataaatttcaaatcttgaattcactTTTAGACATAAGTTTTTATTTgggaaaaggatcaaaaatacctctctactttggaaaaagggctaaaaatgtcctccgaacttattttggatcaaaaatacccctcttatccttaaatttttcaaatatatccctatcttgacggaaattatccccccaAATAACtcgaaatatttttcaaatcagctccatcatttaaacccagcctaataacccataagattcccttattcccccaatacgtaggtatgaagtttgaggggattgggggaataaggaggtcttatgggttattatttcgTTGGGTcaggtttaaatgatggagcgggtttaaaaaataattacgggttattttgggggataatttccgtcaagataggggtatatttgaaaactttaaggatgggagaggtatttttgacccaaaataagtttggaggatatttttaccccttttttcaaagtagaggggtatttttgacccttttctctttttatttttacaaatgtAGCCTTTGCTCCAATAAACCATCAATTTTCTAAGAAAAACGTCCCAACTATTATGTGAACGACATTTAAAATGGACCGGAGGACGCAAtaacaggattagaagttgaaatcTATCAAATCATCTTTGATTCTTGCTAACAACttgaaatttttatgttttttcttccttcacaaTAAATTGACAATAttgtatatctttttttttttttttttcctttttttactattttttttagatTCTATGTGGATGGCACACCAATAAGAGTGTTCAAGAACATGAAGTCAAGGGGGCTACCTTACCCAAATAACCAACCTATGAGAGTGTATGCAAGTCTATGGAATGCAGATGATTGGGCCACAAGGGGTGGCCTTGTTAAAACAGATTGGTCCAATGCTCCATTCGTAGCTTCTTTTAGAAATTTCAAAGCCAATGCTTGTgtttgggaatttggaaaatccTCATGCAGCAACACAAATTCAACAAAGCCATGGTACTCTCAAGAACTTGATTCAACAAGCCAAGCTAGATTACAATGGGTGCAAAAGAACTATATGGTTTACAATTATTGTAATGATATTAAAAGGTTCCCTCAAGGCCTTCCTCTAGAATGCACTTTCAACTCCACAACTAGTTAATCTTGTATTATTTTGTGTTGCTCGGATTCTCCTGAAATGTTGTCACACCTGTGttggattctccaaaaatgcactatttttggaggatccgacatgcAATTTTGGAGGATCTGACAAGTATTGAAGAGTCTTCGCAACATCGATTTTATCGGTCTTGGTGATTAATTATCACATTCCTCTTGTAATTGACGAAATTCATTTTCACAGATGATAAATTTTGGAATAGGATCATGCAATAAAATATAATGCTACAGAAGTATGATAATTGCAGTGCAtatataataattctttttatcttCTGTTTTTCTTGTTGTGAGTTTTGTAATTAATGTATGAGGTTTCATTCATCGTTAAAGCTTCTTTGACATATATTTGTTTTAATAGGTAAATTTATAATAGTCTGTTTTTCTATTTACACTCTTTGCATTGACTGCTAAAAAGCCAAATAATTACCAAATTTATCTGCTTTTAATTCCTATTTTATCCCACTTAGTTGTTGGTCCAACTTACCCCATGCTAGAGGCGACACATTGCTCTGTAGTAGAATAGTGTAAAGTGAAGACCAAGGCATGTTAAGAGCAtttgcaatattttttttttttttttgaggccTCTAATTCATTTGTGGTACCATTAATTTAGTGGGTgaaattccatttt is a window of Lycium ferocissimum isolate CSIRO_LF1 chromosome 12, AGI_CSIRO_Lferr_CH_V1, whole genome shotgun sequence DNA encoding:
- the LOC132040283 gene encoding xyloglucan endotransglucosylase/hydrolase protein 24-like produces the protein MASYSSSPSSLALFLVIFALCSLHYSLASNNFNQDFDVAWGDGRAKVLNDGKLLTLSLDKASGSGVQSKKEYLFGRIDMKLKLVPGNSAGTVTTYYLSSQGVTHDEIDFEFLGNLSGDPYIIHTNVYTQGKGDKEQQFYLWFDPTADFHTYSILWNPQTIIFYVDGTPIRVFKNMKSRGLPYPNNQPMRVYASLWNADDWATRGGLVKTDWSNAPFVASFRNFKANACVWEFGKSSCSNTNSTKPWYSQELDSTSQARLQWVQKNYMVYNYCNDIKRFPQGLPLECTFNSTTS